TCGTACTTAATATCATATATATCTGATACAATACTTTGATATTTTGGTAATTTCTTATTTAAATCATCGATGGCTTTATCGCCAAGCCTTTCTATTGTTATTCTGTCATAATCTGATGACAAGTTCAAATCATCCGGTGTAAATTCCATGCCGAATTCTTTTGTCCTCAATGTAATCTTTGTATAATCATTTTTAAAATAATTCGGTACATTAATAATCCATTTATTTACATTGCTATATTTATATCCAGTTAAATCTATAATGTAATTATCTAAAGCATCTTTGCCAAGTGTGACAATTGCGGTATTACCAGATAAATTTATCGATGTATCATTATTGACATCTGGTACACCTGTATCGTATTTTGAATTCGATGATGTATCTGTTGTTGCGGAGTCATATGCATATCCGCTATTACCAAGGTCATTTATCGGCCTTAATTCAAAGTTATATGTTGTATTTGGACTTAACCCATCAACATAATATTCAAGCTTATCTGTTGAGGCTATAAATGAGTAATTATCATCACTACTTTTCTTACCATATATCTCGTATAATTTAGCACCATTAACCTTTGTCCAGTGTAAGTATATCGTGTGGTCATTGCCTGATATGCCGTCCGCCCAAAATCCCGTTGGGTTCTCAGGTACAGTCTGGACGAATGTAAATCCTCCAGCCATGACCGCATCCGAGAAGTCAGGATTTAAGACTCTTACATCTACTTTACCTTCTTGATGCTGTGGTGTCGTAACAATAATCGTCTTGTAGTCTTGCACATATGCATTTGGCGCTTTTGTATCCCCAAAGTATACTGCTAAACCTGTTTTAAAATTATCTCCCTTTATAGTGACAGTTTCTCCGCCTCTAGTCGAACCTGTATTAGGAGTGACTGATGTAATCTTTGGGTTTGTTCCTGTCTTAACATATGTGAAAGCTCCTTCTAATGTCGAACTCGCACCATCATCAACATTATAAACTGTAACAGCTATAGGTATATTTAATTCTTTTGGATCCCCAGCAGGTGTTTTGACAACAATAGCATTGGCGGTATTTGATACGACCGTCGCTTCAATGCCTTCAAAATACACCTCTACCTTATCCCTGAAGTCATTGCCGTAAATCGTTACTGTTGTTCCCCCGTCTATACTTCCTTTTGGCGGATCGACTTCGTATATTACAGGATTTGATACAGGTGAAACATATTCAATATCAGCTGTCGCAACCCCACCATCAGGGTTTACGATCTTCAATGTCTTTTTGCCTATGTCGCCTTGTATTGGCGCGATAAATTTTATTTCACCGCTATCTACCACAGTAACATCTGTTACTTCTTTATCATCTATATAGACTGCTGCACCAGCCCTTAATAATTTATCGCCATCATATAGTGGCATCGCAAAATCTGAGCCTAAAACTATGACATGTGTTGTACCATTTACATTTGACTTAGGCGGTGTAATGCTATTTATAACAGGCTTTGACTGAACATATGTATAGCCATTGTCAATGTACCCAATACCCGAGTCATAGTTTACAACAGAAACTCTGACAGGACCTGGTGCATTTGGCGGTGTCACAACCTTCAATGTCCCATAATCAACATATATGACCTTTGGTGCTTTGACATTGCCAAAGTATACTTCGGGCCCTATGGGGTTCCCATCGCTGTCCTTTAATATTTCTCCATTTTCATTCTTTGATATCCTAAAATCCTGACCCGTTATAGTAACCATGTCTCCACCATATGTGGAACCTTTATTTGGGTCTATCTTCGTTATAACAGGTGTGCTGTTTGGCACTACATATGTAAACCCGCTTTCCCCATCATGCAAACCATATGTGTAGTTACCACCATCATAATTTATTACTGTAACATATGCTTTTCCTGGGTTACCAGGCGGCGTCATAGCAGTTATGGTCTTTCCATCTGAACTTATATTGATATTCGTGGCAAGTTTTCCACCTATATATACTTCAGCACCTCTTCTAAAGTCATTGCCATTTATAGTTAAGGCCGTCCCACCATTTACAGTGCCGTGGTCGGGGTATACTGATGTAACAATTGGATTCGATTCTGGCACAAGGAAGTGGAATTTCTGAGGCGATAATGCTACAGCTGTATCAGGATTTACAACTTTTATATCGTATAGGCCAGCATATTGCATATCTGGTACAACCGCTGTTATCGTATTTTCATCGACAACATATATATTTTCCATTACAGTGTCACCAAGGTACACTTTTGCGCCCTCACTGTCACCTATCTTCCTTGAAAAATCACTTCCAAAGATATATACAAGTGTCCCTTTGCCACCGTAGTTAGGGGAAACTTTCGTTATCTGTGGTTTTGTTTCGATAAGGAGGTACTCGAAACCATCTGTTAATGAAGCTGTACCGCCATCAGATGGATTTACGACCTGAACAATCTTCTTTCCCAATGTCCCCGGCGGTGTTACAGCGTTTATGACAGTATTGCCTGACATAACATTTGTAACTTTTGCCTGTACGCCGTCAATTGTAACAATGCTGCCATTTTCAAAATTACTTCCCGTTATCTTTATCTGGGTGCCGCCTTTTGTTGGACCCTTGTTCGGATCGACCGAAATAATAGTCGGTGTTTTATGAGTATCCTTTATTTCAAATGCATTTTTTAATGTCGTGCTTCCACCAGCTGTCCCATCTTTTCCATCGTAATTTAATATAGTCATGTCCTGCCAACCTACAGGATACGGATCATTTGTAACTGGTACAATTGCTTTTATTTTCGTGCCAATATTGAGCTTCTTTCCATCTATAATATTTCCACTGTTATCTTCTACACTTATGATATTTAACTTAATATTTCCTATAGTTACATCAGGGTATTTGGGCGAATAGACACCATCTTGTACTGTCTCGCCTACATAAAAATCCGTCCCTGTTATCGTAATAAGATTACCTCCGTACTTTGAGCCAAAATTTGTAAAAACATCTGTTATCGTTGGTGCTGTGTAAAAATAATATCCATTTGCCTTTGTTGTAAATCCACGGTTCTGATCAGCATCTTTATTTACAATCTTTACATCAACATATCCTAATATATCGCTCTTTGGTGTTGTAACGGTCAATATTGATCTATTGTTAGCATCTATTGTTAAGTCCTTTATTGTAGCTAATTTATCTCCAAAAAAGACATTTACACCAGGTCTTATATCAAATCCTTGGATAGTAACTGTATCACCACCAGCTCTACTGCCGCTATCTGGCGATATACTTAAAATAACTGGATTTGACGGCAATGGATTGTATGTAAACTTCTTTAATGGTGAACTTTGCTCAGAATACTTCATAACGACATTTCCATTTAAATCTTTTATAGTCGTTTCAACAGTCACAATTACATCAACAGGCATTGGTTGTCCAGGAGGATTAAGCGTAATGCTTGGTGATAAAACCCTCAGAGATTCCTGTCCCTCAGATGGTACAGTAATACCTTCAATTATAGCTTTATTGCCACCAAATGTTACATAAAGCTTCCTCTCCCTAGTTCCCGTCATATTTTGACCTGTCACAGGATCTATATATGTAAAATTATCGTTACTGTAGGTTATCTCGGTTTTATCAGGGTTATTTGTATATGATGATGGATCGTCCTTTTTTTGAAAATTATAACCCCATATTGTTACATCTGTATTTCCATTTTCATATCCGCTGTATGGATTCATATCTATTGCAACAAGGGTATCTTCGACAGCGAGGTAGAAATAGCCGTTTTCTTTAGTTACTGTATATCCCGTCACAGGGTCAACAATGTCAACATTGACAGGGCCTGATTTGCTGTATGGTGGTGTCGTAACTTCTATGGCCTTTTTGTTGCTAGAAAGTCCTGTAAGGTTGACCATTTTAACATCTTTCCCTTGAATGCCTCCAAACTTAACTACAAGGTCCTCTCTTAGGTTGTCACCTACTATCATTACTTTAGTTCCGCCTGTCATTGAGCCCGCATTTGGTGTAATATTGTCGATCGTAATAGCAGATGGCGTAGGAATAATTTTTAAAGCATTAACTACCGTTGCCGTTGAACCATTCTCTGCTACGATATCAATATTCTGATATTCTAATGTCGTATCCTTTGGTGCCGGTACTTTTACAGTCATCTCCGTGCCATCATTATTTATTGTTATATCGCTGCTATTTACGAGATTTGAACCTATATAAATTCTTTTATTTGTGCCAAGTGATGAAAAGCCGTGACCGTAAATTGTTATCGTGTCACCAACAACTACTTGATATTTAGACAAACTTGTTATATCATGACTTACCGCTGATAATTTTATAGGTGGGATTGATGCAGACCTTCCATTGTAAATATTTGTTACAAAAATATTATAGTTAGTATTTGGATCTATTCTTATGTTTGAAGGTATATTTGTAATGAGTAAAGATCCACTTTGAGAGACAACATCAGCAATTTCACCATTTATATTTGCATTAACAATATCATTTAAATAGCTTCCTTCTATTCTTATATATGACTGTGTTTTTCTGTCTACAACTTTGCCATTGCTATCTTTTATAAGTGTTATGTAGTTATCAAGTGCAGCACTTGATATGTTGGGATTATTCAAATATGTAAAGCCATTTGGCAATGCAGCACTTTGCCCATCGTTTCTTTGGACAATAATCATATATGGCTTATCTAACATCAATCCCGTATTAGATAAAGAAGGTACTTTCGCATATATCGTGTTTTCATTGACGCTTAATATTTCAAGCTTTGTTTTATCTGTTTTTGTATCAATATAAACTGCGTCAATCTGGGAAACAACGTTATTTGCATTATCAAAGGTCATAAAGCCACTACCTTCTATTTTTATGTCTGTAGCACTATCATATGGTCCTTTTGCCGGCGATGCCATTGTGCCATCATACCTTAATGATTTTACAGATGTAATATTAGGGGGATTTGCAGCAAATGCTTTTGACATATTTCCCGGGAAAAACGACACTATAAAGACAAAAATCAGCAATAATGACAAAATTCTTTTCAATTCGTACACTCCTTGTTTTTTATATTTAGTAGCTCAATAATGCTGGATAAAATTTCAAAAGTTTATTTATCTTAGGTTTAGCTTTATACTGCATCCGCACATTTCAGACTAATGACTAAAATCTATAAAATATTTCAGTTTTATACCGTACTAAATGTCTTACTCTTCCATATATTCAATTTTGTTCTACATGAAACATTTTGATATTCTTCTACATTATTGATATCGACAAAACATTACTTAAACTTGAGCAAAATGAGCAAAAAAAAAAACGCTGCTTTTAAAGCAGCACACCAAATTGGGTTGGGGGTGCAGAATATAAATTAAATTATGGGGAAAAGGGGAATCATTCTTACAATTTTTATTATAATACAATTATTTTTCAAAATAAATAGGACTTTAGTCCTATTTACAATTATTTTTAAATTTTTTTCTACATAAAATTTTAAAATTCGCTTTTTTAATGCATTTCCAATCATCATATATGTCGAAATTGCAATGAAAAACTTTCGCTTAAGATAAAATAATTTTTTAAGAATAAAATATAAAAGAAATAAATCAATAAAAGGAAGTTTTTATTGCGTAAATAAGTACAACATGATGCTTAATCTTTTTTGGCTATTGCTTTGGCAAGCTCATTTATGGAATTTGTCAAGCTATCAAGCTTGCCTTCAACCCTAACAAGCAAGTATATACTTACTACGATAGGAAAGCCAAGGTTTGCTATGCCTGCAAATACCTCATTCATTTTTGTTCCTCCTCTCTTCTTTATATGCGTAACATAAAACTTTAGCATCACAACTAGATACGTTACCATAAGCAAACATATTGAAAAGCATCATCATTATGTCCGATAAGTAAAACGATAATGAGTAAACCTAAGTATATTAATTAGAAATACTCGTAAGATAAGTTGACATTTAGTCGCATCATGTGCAAAATAGCGGGGATAACCCCGCTATTTTATTTCACTGCAAATTCTTTTTCTGTTGTCGATACGAGATTTGCTCCCACAATCTCAACGAGCTCGCCGCCGCTTGTATCAAAGATGTTCTTTGTGAGAATCGACTGCATAGCACTTTTCACTTGATCATCTGTAAGAGTATCAAGCGCATTATCAACATTAATTCTGAAATTCTTGCCTATTTTATTCTTAAAATTCATTTGAAGCTGTACTGCCATGTGCATTACCTCCTTTCATTAAAATTTACGGATATCTTTACGCTTGTGTTAAGTCAACTTGATTTATGCGGGTTACTGATTTAACTGGATTTGATTGAAGTCCGCTTAGTATCGCTGCAACATCCATTACATCTTGGTCAACAGCGGCACTTTTGATGTTATTGTATGTTCTTGCACTCACGACATCAAGACCTCTTTCGTCTTTACCTGTAATGTAGGCTATCTGAAGCCTTGAGCCCTTTGGTGTTGATATAACCGCCATCCTAACACCTCCTTTTTATTTATTACACTTATAATATATAAGAAACTTAAAAATCTTACCCATAAAAAAAATAGCATAATAGTACCTATTTTGGTATTATTATGCATTACCAAATTTTATATAAGCTTACATTTTTCTAATCCCTTTGGCACAGTTCTAATAATACGCCGTGGGTACATTTAGGATGTACAAAGGCAATCCTTGCACCGCCTGCACCATACCTCGGCACCTCATCAATAAGTCTTACACCCTTTACTTTTAAATCTGCTAGGATTTTTTCAATATCATCAACTCTTACCGCTATATGCTGTATTCCTTCGCCCTTTTTCTCAATGAATTTGGCTATTGCGCTATCCGGTGATGTCGCTTCAAGCAGCTCTATTTCGCTATCACCAACGGGTATAAAAGCCGTCTTAACTTTCTGCTCTTCTATAACTTCACTACCTTTTATTTTTAATCCTAAAGTATTTTCATATAAATCAATCATTTCATCAATGCTTTTTACTGCTATTCCAATATGATCTATTCTATTTATCATTTTTATTCCTCCAATAAATCTTTATATAATTTTTCGGCTACGGTAAATGGATCTACTGTTCTATCAAGAATTTTATTAAGTTCTCGATTAAATTCATCTGTATTTATTTTCTCGCTGACTATAGACAATAGCTTGTTTGTCAAAATCTCGATTATTTCCCCTTTTAAGTTTTTAAGTCTCCTCAACTTTAATGCTCCGCTATCTTCTAAATATCTTCTGTGCTCCTTTATCTTTTCAAGAAGAACATCACAACCTATGTCCTCCTGTGCAATAACTTTTAATACTGGTGGTCTCCATTGGGATTTTTCATCAAGATCTAATGTCATATTAAGCTCAACAACTGTCCTATCCGCTCCATCTCTATCAGCTTTATTAACTGCGAATATTTCACCTATTTCCATAATACCCGCCTTTATCGCCTGTATATCGTCGCCCATACCAGGTGCTAATACCATAACAGTCGTATCAGACATTTTAACAATATCAACTTCAGATTGTCCAACACCTACAGTCTCAATGAAGATATAGTCCATTCCTGCTATGTCTAATATATGTTTAGAGGCTTGGGTCGCTTTTGCAAGTCCCCCAAGATGGCCTCTTGTACCCATGCTTCTAATATAGACATTGGGCTCGAGGGAGATTTCTTGCATTCTTATCCTATCCCCCAGTATTGCACCACCTGTAAATGGGCTTGTAGGGTCTACGGCAATTATGCCTATACGCTTATTTTCTTTTAAAAGGTGTTTGACGAGTTTATCTGTGAGTGTACTTTTGCCAACGCCGGGCGGACCGGTAATACCTACAACATAGGCTTTACCTGAATGAGAATACAATTTTTTTATCAGGTCATATGCTCTTTTGTCTTCATTTTCTGCCCAGCTAATGGCTCTTGCAATACCTCTTTTATCGCCTTTTAATATTAATCCTTCTACATCGATATCTCCCATTTTAACCTCTTTTCTAAGTATTATTTTAAATTACTAATTATAGTTTAATTTAAATTAAGCTTTATGGATAAATACCACCGCTCACATAGGATTCAAACCTATTATGTTTACGAAAAATCGCTTTAAAACCAAACCTTAAGTTACATAAACTTTAATATTGTTATTTAGAATACTCTAAAATCTATACCGCCTTATTGACATGCTTTTTTATAAATTCGATTACTGTTGTTGTAGGTGTGCCTGGCGTAAATACTTCCGCTATTCCTTTTGATTTAAGGAATGGTATATCTTCGTCAGGTATTACACCGCCGCCAATTACGAGAATATCATCTGCGCTTCTTTCTTTAAGAAGGCTCGTTATCTTTGGAAAAAGCGTATTGTGCGCACCTGATAATATACTTAATGCCAATACGTCTACATCTTCTTGAATGGCGGCTTCGACTATCTGCTCTGGTGTCTGCCTCAAACCCGTATATATGACTTCCATGCCAGCATCTCTTAGTGCCCTCGCAATAACTTTTGCACCTCTATCATGGCCATCAAGACCTGGTTTTGCTACAAGTACTCTAATTGGTCTATCCATTTTCAGTCCTCCTTATAAAATAATATGTTGTTGATATTCTCCAAAAACGGAGCGCAATACGTCACAAATTTCACCAAGTGTTGCATATTCTCTTACTGCATCGATTATCTTTGGCATTAGATTTTCTTCCCCTTGAGCAGCTTTCTTTAATTCATCGAGTGTCGCCTTAACTTTTGCATTGTCCCTTGATTCTTTAACCTTTCTTATCTTCTCTTTTTGCATTTCACCAACTCTTGGATCAACTTTTAATAATCCTTTGTGTGGTGGTTCTTCGATCTGGAATTTATTAAGCCCTACAATCACTCTGTCACCACTTTCGACTTCTTTTTGATACTGATATGCACTATTCTGTATTTCTTTTTGTATAAATCCTTTATCAATAGCTTTTGCAGCACCACCAAGCTCATCTATCTTTTTTATATATTCCATTGCTTTTGACTCAATCTGATCTGTTAAATATTCGATGAAATAGCTTCCTGCAAGTGGATCTGGTGTATCGCATACACCGCTTTCATATGCTATAATCTGCTGTGTTCTTAAAGCTATCCTTACAGAATCCTCTGATGGTAATGCCAATGCCTCATCACGGCTATTTGTATGGAGCGACTGTGTTCCTCCAAGAACAGCTGCCAATGCCTGAAGCGTTACTCTTACTATATTGTTATCTGGCTGCTGTGCTGTTAGCGTTGATCCTCCCGTCTGTGTGTGAAACCTTAGCATCAATGACTTTGGACTTTTTGCATGAAACCTCTCTTTCATTATCTTAGCCCACATTCTCCTAGCCGCCCTGAATTTTGCAACTTCCTCTAATAAATCATTGTGAGCATTGAAGAAGAAAGATAGCCTTGGTGCAAATTCATCGACATCAAGTCCTGCTTTTATTGCTGCTTCAACATATGCTATTCCATCTGCCAGTGTAAATGCGACTTCCTGTACTGCTGTAGCACCAGCTTCTCTTATATGGTAGCCGCTTATGCTTATCGTGTTCCATTTTGGAACATTCTTTGAACAGTATTCAAATATATTTGTTATGAGCCTCATAGATGGACCAGTCGGGAAAATATACGTACCGCGGGCGATATACTCTTTTAAGATATCATTTTGTATTGTACCTTTTAATTTGTCAGGTGTCACACCTTGCTTTTCTGCAACAACTATATACATTGCAAGAAGTATTGCCGCAGGGGCATTAATCGTCATAGATGTGCTTACTTTATCAAGTGGTATTCCATCAAAGAGTATCTCCATATCCTTTAAAGAATCTATAGCAACACCAACTTTCCCAACTTCACCTTCTGCCATCGGATGATCTGAGTCATAGCCAATCTGTGTCGGTAAGTCAAATGCAATACTTAAGCCTGTCTGACCTTGCTCTAAAAGGTATTTATACCTTTCATTAGACTCTTCAGCTGTACCAAATCCAGCATACTGCCTCATTGTCCAGAATCTTCCTCTGTACATCGTTGGCTGTACACCGCGCGTATACGGATATTCACCAGGAAAACTAAGATCATCAAGGTAATCTTTTTTAGCAATATCTTCTGGCGTATAGATATTTTTTACTTCAATGCCTGATGATGTAGTAAATTTCTCCCTTCTTTCAGGAAATTTTGCAGTGACTTTTTTTACAATATTATTAGTCCAATTTTCCTTTTCCGCTTTTATTTTGTCTATTTCTTCTTTGTTATGCATATAAATACCTCCAATATATTAAAAATTATTTCATGCTGCCTTTTTCCATATATCTAATATGCCATGATAGGGCCTCTTTTAGTATGTGCGGCGTTTGAACACTTCCAAGTTTACTTATTGCTCCTTCATAATAATCCATAAGTGCATCCTTATAATCTGGATGTACACATTTTTCAATTATTAGCTTTGCTCTCTCTTTTGGGCTTAATCCTCTTAAATCTGCTAGGCCTTGTTCTGTGACTATTACCATCACATCGTGTTCCGTATGATCTACATGGGATACCATTGGGACTATACAGGAAATATTGCCATTCTTCACTTCAGAAGGTGTTGCGAATATAGTTATATATCCATTGCGTGTAAAATCCCCAGAGCCGCCTATGCCATTCATCATCTTTGTTCCCATTATATGTGTAGAATTTACGTTGCCGTATATATCAACTTCTATTGCAGTATTTATTGCTATTACACCTAGCCTTCTGGCAATACCTGGATTATTGCTAATCTCCTGCGGCCTCAATATTATTTTGCTTTTGTATCTATCAATATTTTTATAAAACCTTTTTAATCCTTCTTCAGATGGTGTAATAGATGTGCCTGACACTTTGTCCATCTTGCCAGCATCTATCAAATCAAATACAGCATCCTGTATAACCTCTGAATAAAATGAGAGGTTACTAAATGGTGAATCAATAAGTCCATCAAGAACAGCATTTGCGATACTGCCGACACCTGATTGAAGTGGTAAAAGATTTTTCGGAAGCCTTCCATGCTTTACTTCATTGCTTAAAAAATCTATGAGATAACCCGATATTCTTTTGGATGTCTCATCAACAGGGGCAAGATGCCTCACTGTATCTTTAATATCTGTTATGACAACTGCGGCAATCTTATCAGGATTACATGGCATATATGTAGTGCCTATTCTACCATCAACATTTATCAATGGTATTGGCTTCCTATTTGGCGGATCCTCAACTTCATATATATCATGCATGCCTTCTAACTCTATTGGTTGTGATACATTTAATTCAACAATGACTTTATCAGCTATCCTTACAAATGTAGGAGAATTTCCTACAGATGTCGATGGCACTATCCCACCATCTTCATTTATTGCAACGGCCTCGACTATCGCATAATCGATTTTCCCAAGAAAACCACATCTCATTTGCTGTGCCATATGACTCAAATGCATATCATTATACTCAACTTCACCGATATTTATTTTATTCCTTATATCTTTATTTGTTTGATATGGAATTCTTTTTTTTATCACACCGGCCCGTGATAATGCGCCATCTAATTCATCACCGACAGATGCACCTGTATAAAGTGTTATTTTAAAGTCTTCCTTTTCAGCTCTTTTTGCAAGTGCCAATGGAACAGCCTTGGGATATCCTGACGGAGTAAAACCGCTGGTGCCTATGATCATTCCATCTTTAATAAGTTTTGCTGCTTCATCTGCCGTCATAATCTTACTTCTAATTTTATCACATCTAAGCCTTCCATTATAATCCATTACAATTCCTCCTATTTTAGTTACTAAAAAAATAAATGCGGCTTAAAGATTGGATATACATCGCCACTTTAAGCCGCACATTATCTCTTTATGTAGCAAAAGGCCATTTTGCCACAGTAGATAAATAAGGCTTACATTATATTTATTGTTTTATCAGTTCTTTTATATTATATACTTTTATGTTTTATTAATCAAAATTTATTGCATTTATTTTAATTTCATTCATTTGACACGACATAACCCAACATTTTTTCCCCATCGAGATATGCATCAAAATGGCCTTCAAATATCTTAACGCCTGTATCAATGAAAACACCCTTGCGGAACCATTCATAATTAAATACATTATTTTCATACCCATCAAAAACTGGCAAATACAATATATGCTCCGCATCAAGGTCAGCAAAGAAATGGGTGCCATATGAAAGCTCAGGTGTATAATTGTCTTGGCTTATACCAATTTCAACAATCATTGCAGCATTTGATATATCATTGTATATTACGGGAACACCGAGAATTGGATTTGATGAACCCCATCTACCAGGACCTATAAGTATATATTTGTCACCGATCGTCTTATTTAACCGTCCTACAATCCTTGCGATTGCAAACTTATCTCGTTGTCTACTGTAGATATATGGATCAACGTAAAGGATATAAGGTATATTCTTTAATACTCCATTTGTCAGCATCCTGTCACCTTTTAGCAAGATACAGTTTTTTTCAATATTTTTAGGTATATGGACCTTTCTAAAAACTTCATATGAGCTTAGAGGCCTTACCTGAAGCAGATAAAATTCTTGATTTTTAGGACTATATGTGAACTCTATATCAACACTTAAGCCCATCTCTTTTTCAAATACATTAAAAAGCTTTTCTATAATATTGAAGAAATTTCTATTTTTCCTAGCGAAATTTTTAAATGTAAATATATATTTGCTGTTCTTTTCATTAGTATCAATCGTTAAAACGTCTTTAATAGCCCTATCATCTTGTAAATACTTCTCAACAATCTCATTAATCCATGTATGGTATTTCAAAAATTGCGGCACGTCATTTATGTTATATGATTCAACATCACCTGTCACAAGATTTAAAACATCAAATGACTCCTGTGAATTCTTCTCTATCTCCTCAGGATTATTTCCTTCAGGGCGAAGCTTGAGATT
This portion of the Thermoanaerobacterium sp. RBIITD genome encodes:
- a CDS encoding PEP/pyruvate-binding domain-containing protein; translation: MSDIIKYQLYDPKKNKNNKERVLGSGFIGGKATGLSFAEDVLEKYKDIFNGFVKIPESIFISTEYYDSFIRYNNFDMIDENLSYDEISLMFREAEFPDDIKATFMKILDKMEYPLAIRSSSYLEDNIKYSFAGKYHTTFIANKGSKRERLIELERAIKEVYLSVFGPDALEYRKKHANDEKEQMGVIIQRLIGEQRGIYFYPEISGVGFSKNYRRWTDRIKVDDGVIRVVFGLGTKCTGRGYARIFSLTNLKLRPEGNNPEEIEKNSQESFDVLNLVTGDVESYNINDVPQFLKYHTWINEIVEKYLQDDRAIKDVLTIDTNEKNSKYIFTFKNFARKNRNFFNIIEKLFNVFEKEMGLSVDIEFTYSPKNQEFYLLQVRPLSSYEVFRKVHIPKNIEKNCILLKGDRMLTNGVLKNIPYILYVDPYIYSRQRDKFAIARIVGRLNKTIGDKYILIGPGRWGSSNPILGVPVIYNDISNAAMIVEIGISQDNYTPELSYGTHFFADLDAEHILYLPVFDGYENNVFNYEWFRKGVFIDTGVKIFEGHFDAYLDGEKMLGYVVSNE
- a CDS encoding methylmalonyl-CoA mutase family protein, whose translation is MHNKEEIDKIKAEKENWTNNIVKKVTAKFPERREKFTTSSGIEVKNIYTPEDIAKKDYLDDLSFPGEYPYTRGVQPTMYRGRFWTMRQYAGFGTAEESNERYKYLLEQGQTGLSIAFDLPTQIGYDSDHPMAEGEVGKVGVAIDSLKDMEILFDGIPLDKVSTSMTINAPAAILLAMYIVVAEKQGVTPDKLKGTIQNDILKEYIARGTYIFPTGPSMRLITNIFEYCSKNVPKWNTISISGYHIREAGATAVQEVAFTLADGIAYVEAAIKAGLDVDEFAPRLSFFFNAHNDLLEEVAKFRAARRMWAKIMKERFHAKSPKSLMLRFHTQTGGSTLTAQQPDNNIVRVTLQALAAVLGGTQSLHTNSRDEALALPSEDSVRIALRTQQIIAYESGVCDTPDPLAGSYFIEYLTDQIESKAMEYIKKIDELGGAAKAIDKGFIQKEIQNSAYQYQKEVESGDRVIVGLNKFQIEEPPHKGLLKVDPRVGEMQKEKIRKVKESRDNAKVKATLDELKKAAQGEENLMPKIIDAVREYATLGEICDVLRSVFGEYQQHIIL
- a CDS encoding acetyl-CoA hydrolase/transferase family protein; translation: MDYNGRLRCDKIRSKIMTADEAAKLIKDGMIIGTSGFTPSGYPKAVPLALAKRAEKEDFKITLYTGASVGDELDGALSRAGVIKKRIPYQTNKDIRNKINIGEVEYNDMHLSHMAQQMRCGFLGKIDYAIVEAVAINEDGGIVPSTSVGNSPTFVRIADKVIVELNVSQPIELEGMHDIYEVEDPPNRKPIPLINVDGRIGTTYMPCNPDKIAAVVITDIKDTVRHLAPVDETSKRISGYLIDFLSNEVKHGRLPKNLLPLQSGVGSIANAVLDGLIDSPFSNLSFYSEVIQDAVFDLIDAGKMDKVSGTSITPSEEGLKRFYKNIDRYKSKIILRPQEISNNPGIARRLGVIAINTAIEVDIYGNVNSTHIMGTKMMNGIGGSGDFTRNGYITIFATPSEVKNGNISCIVPMVSHVDHTEHDVMVIVTEQGLADLRGLSPKERAKLIIEKCVHPDYKDALMDYYEGAISKLGSVQTPHILKEALSWHIRYMEKGSMK